The following are encoded together in the Kribbella sp. CA-293567 genome:
- a CDS encoding MDR family MFS transporter: MTVTETRPQAPAAPELTHREILEILVGLLAALFTAMLSSTIVSNALPTIIADLEGSQTQYTWVLTASLLATTVSTPIWGKLSDLMSKKLLVQLAIVLFVIGSALAGMAHNVPFLIGARVLQGLAMGGLMALAQAIIGAAIPPRDRGRYSGYMGAVMAVATVSGPLIGGVIVDTSWLGWRWCFYVCVPLAVISLIVLQKYLQLPIFKRKVKIDYLGAVLISVAASLPLVWVTFAGHDFGWFSWQSALFVGGTILFGVLAVMVENRVAEPLVPLKVVRQRTTALAIVASMAVGVAMFGSALFLGQYFQVARGYSATQAGLLTIPMMLGSFFGSVGAGQLVSRFGKWKRYLIAGGFLLTAGLTILGTIDHSTPYWYVGLGMLLMGIGMGAMMQNLVLAVQNTVDVSEIGASSASVAFFRGLGGAVGVSVLGAVLASRVKTLLIEGVLHGPGGAEAARKLQDGGSGGTSLLDVNHLPPQLAELVRHSYGDATGRIFLIAAACALVSLIAVLFIKEIPLRRTVAKLDEPVELD, encoded by the coding sequence ATGACTGTCACCGAGACGCGGCCGCAAGCGCCTGCCGCGCCGGAACTCACGCACCGCGAGATCCTCGAGATCCTGGTCGGGCTGCTCGCCGCGTTGTTCACGGCGATGCTGAGCTCGACGATCGTCAGCAACGCCCTGCCGACGATCATCGCCGATCTCGAGGGCTCGCAGACGCAGTACACCTGGGTGCTCACCGCGAGCCTGCTGGCCACCACGGTGTCCACCCCGATCTGGGGCAAGCTGTCCGACCTGATGAGCAAGAAGCTGCTGGTGCAGCTCGCCATCGTCTTGTTCGTGATCGGTTCGGCCCTGGCCGGAATGGCCCACAACGTCCCGTTCCTGATCGGCGCCCGCGTCCTGCAGGGGCTGGCCATGGGTGGGCTGATGGCGCTGGCCCAGGCGATCATCGGGGCGGCGATCCCGCCGCGCGACCGCGGCCGGTACTCCGGCTACATGGGCGCCGTGATGGCGGTCGCCACCGTGAGCGGTCCGTTGATCGGCGGCGTCATCGTCGACACCTCCTGGCTCGGCTGGCGCTGGTGCTTCTACGTCTGCGTGCCGCTGGCCGTGATCAGCCTGATCGTGCTGCAGAAGTACCTGCAGCTGCCGATCTTCAAGCGCAAGGTGAAGATCGACTACCTGGGCGCGGTGCTGATCAGCGTCGCCGCCAGCCTGCCGCTGGTCTGGGTGACCTTCGCCGGCCACGACTTCGGCTGGTTCTCCTGGCAGTCCGCGCTCTTCGTCGGCGGCACGATCCTGTTCGGCGTGCTCGCCGTGATGGTCGAGAACCGGGTGGCCGAGCCGCTGGTGCCGCTGAAGGTGGTCCGGCAGCGCACCACCGCGCTCGCGATCGTGGCCAGCATGGCGGTCGGGGTCGCGATGTTCGGCAGCGCGCTCTTCCTCGGGCAGTACTTCCAGGTGGCCCGCGGCTACAGCGCCACCCAGGCCGGTCTGCTGACGATCCCGATGATGCTCGGTTCGTTCTTCGGGTCGGTCGGTGCCGGTCAGCTGGTGAGCCGTTTCGGCAAGTGGAAGCGGTACCTGATCGCCGGTGGCTTCCTGCTCACCGCCGGGCTGACGATCCTCGGCACCATCGACCACAGCACGCCGTACTGGTACGTCGGTCTGGGCATGCTGCTGATGGGCATCGGCATGGGCGCGATGATGCAGAACCTGGTGCTGGCGGTGCAGAACACGGTGGACGTCAGTGAGATCGGAGCGTCCAGCGCGTCGGTGGCCTTCTTCCGCGGCCTCGGCGGTGCGGTCGGCGTCTCAGTGCTCGGCGCGGTCCTTGCCAGCCGGGTGAAGACTTTGCTGATCGAGGGTGTGCTGCACGGTCCGGGTGGCGCCGAAGCTGCCCGCAAGCTGCAGGACGGTGGTTCCGGCGGCACCAGCCTGCTGGACGTCAACCACCTGCCGCCGCAGCTCGCCGAGCTGGTCCGTCACTCGTACGGCGACGCCACCGGCCGGATCTTCCTGATCGCGGCGGCGTGTGCGCTGGTCAGCCTGATCGCGGTGCTGTTCATCAAGGAGATCCCGCTCCGGCGGACGGTCGCCAAGCTCGACGAGCCGGTCGAGCTCGACTAG
- a CDS encoding RNA polymerase sigma factor, with amino-acid sequence MREIDGDPATEVAALYRRTWPRLIGLLVSIGGSRADAEEIAQDAYVKLLDHWDRIRRYDDPEAWVRAVAVRALISRLRRQQVATRALARLTGRSTDVQGPDGDALDVAAALARITPAQRAVAVMHYVMDLPIDQIADELQLPAGTVKSRLARARQALAPLLAVQEEVPDHA; translated from the coding sequence GTGAGGGAGATCGACGGCGATCCGGCAACCGAGGTGGCGGCGCTCTACCGCCGTACTTGGCCACGCCTGATCGGCCTGCTGGTGTCCATCGGGGGTTCCCGTGCCGACGCTGAGGAGATCGCTCAGGACGCGTACGTGAAGCTGCTCGACCACTGGGACCGGATCCGCCGGTACGACGATCCGGAGGCCTGGGTGCGCGCGGTCGCGGTCCGGGCCCTGATCAGCAGACTGCGGCGGCAGCAGGTGGCGACGCGGGCGCTGGCGAGACTGACCGGTCGCTCGACCGACGTCCAGGGACCCGATGGGGACGCGCTCGACGTGGCGGCCGCACTGGCCCGGATCACTCCGGCGCAGCGTGCGGTGGCGGTCATGCACTACGTGATGGATCTGCCGATCGACCAGATCGCGGATGAACTGCAACTGCCGGCCGGAACAGTGAAGTCGAGGTTGGCCCGGGCCCGCCAGGCGCTCGCGCCGTTGCTGGCGGTCCAGGAGGAGGTGCCGGATCATGCCTGA
- a CDS encoding MarR family winged helix-turn-helix transcriptional regulator: MQLVHRDAPAQEVLEGVSSLVRAVRCIEHRQLWPDAGLRRADASVLKVLAKDGEQRGGEIATKLGVDASVVSRQLSALEGDGLVSRRPDPADARVSLVQLSEAGRARLDALYAGYTRHLRSALADWDDEEMAAAAASLRRIAVAVAQAAEHAKHANTSTGD, encoded by the coding sequence ATGCAACTAGTCCACCGAGATGCCCCGGCTCAGGAGGTACTGGAAGGGGTCAGTTCGCTGGTGCGGGCGGTGCGCTGCATCGAGCATCGGCAGCTGTGGCCTGACGCGGGCCTGCGCCGGGCCGACGCGAGTGTGCTGAAGGTGCTGGCCAAGGACGGCGAGCAACGGGGCGGTGAGATCGCCACGAAGCTGGGGGTCGACGCCTCGGTGGTGAGCCGGCAACTGAGCGCGCTGGAAGGCGACGGCCTGGTGAGCCGTCGGCCTGATCCGGCCGACGCGCGGGTGTCACTGGTCCAGCTCAGCGAGGCCGGCCGGGCCCGCCTCGACGCTCTTTACGCCGGGTACACCCGGCATCTCCGCTCCGCGCTGGCGGACTGGGACGACGAGGAGATGGCCGCCGCGGCAGCGTCGCTGCGCCGGATCGCCGTTGCCGTCGCCCAGGCCGCCGAACACGCGAAGCACGCAAACACCTCGACTGGAGACTGA
- a CDS encoding MurR/RpiR family transcriptional regulator yields the protein MNDSDILQRLRGLRPTMGGALIRIADFLLAEPAEAARLTITDLADRTGTSAGTVTRFCHTAGLSGFAALKLALAEQVGRSGTSRWSTDIGRQIDPADDLDQVLKVIVAANTQALLGTADQLDLAVVDQVAGAITEARAIHLFGVGTSAITADELRIRLQRIGFACWLWPEVHGALVGVALAGERDLVIGISHSGQIAETIDVLRTAAERGAGTVAITNDPASALAAEAELILTTAQTGAEPADALADRHAQLLVLDVLYTRVAQLNHARTLAALETTAAAVDSRRVPRPKRRRTPPS from the coding sequence ATGAACGACTCGGACATCCTGCAGCGGCTGCGCGGCCTGCGCCCGACGATGGGCGGCGCACTGATCCGTATCGCCGACTTCCTGCTGGCCGAGCCGGCCGAGGCCGCCCGGCTCACCATCACCGACCTGGCCGACCGCACCGGCACCTCCGCCGGAACCGTGACCCGGTTCTGCCACACCGCCGGGCTGTCCGGGTTCGCCGCCCTCAAACTGGCGCTGGCCGAGCAGGTCGGCCGCTCCGGCACCAGCCGGTGGAGCACCGACATCGGCCGGCAGATCGATCCTGCCGACGATCTCGACCAGGTGCTCAAGGTGATCGTCGCGGCCAACACCCAGGCACTGCTCGGCACCGCCGACCAACTGGATCTCGCCGTGGTCGACCAGGTGGCGGGCGCGATCACCGAGGCCCGCGCGATCCATCTCTTCGGAGTCGGCACCAGTGCGATCACCGCCGACGAACTGCGGATCCGGCTGCAGCGGATCGGCTTCGCCTGCTGGCTCTGGCCGGAGGTGCACGGCGCCCTGGTCGGCGTCGCCCTGGCCGGCGAACGCGACCTGGTCATCGGCATCTCCCACTCCGGCCAGATCGCCGAGACCATCGACGTACTCCGGACCGCCGCCGAGCGTGGCGCCGGGACGGTTGCCATCACCAACGATCCGGCCTCTGCTCTGGCCGCCGAGGCCGAGCTGATTCTCACCACCGCCCAGACCGGCGCCGAGCCGGCCGACGCGCTGGCCGATCGCCATGCACAGCTCCTTGTTCTCGACGTCCTCTACACCCGGGTCGCCCAGCTGAACCACGCCCGAACGCTGGCTGCCCTGGAAACCACCGCCGCAGCCGTCGACTCCCGCCGGGTCCCCAGGCCGAAGCGCCGCCGCACTCCTCCCAGCTGA
- a CDS encoding MarR family winged helix-turn-helix transcriptional regulator — protein sequence MTGIVTEQNKQLIADVEHELSTLFRRARSSQMMMARRVHPEMDAAGYALISQIELGTSAGRAGARASDVAQALGLDKSTVSRGLSQLETLGLIERVGDPDDGRARLLRLTETGAERFGAMRSQRQAEFRALLDRWESADLATLGRLLARLNLDLS from the coding sequence GTGACCGGCATCGTGACGGAGCAGAACAAGCAGCTGATCGCCGACGTCGAGCACGAGCTCTCCACCCTGTTCCGCCGCGCCCGCTCGTCCCAGATGATGATGGCCCGCCGGGTGCACCCGGAGATGGACGCGGCCGGCTATGCCCTGATCTCCCAGATCGAGCTGGGGACGTCCGCGGGCCGCGCCGGCGCCCGGGCTTCCGACGTCGCCCAGGCGCTGGGCCTGGACAAGTCCACTGTCAGCCGCGGCCTGTCGCAGCTGGAGACCCTCGGCCTGATCGAGCGGGTCGGCGACCCCGATGACGGCCGTGCCCGCCTCCTCCGCCTGACCGAGACCGGCGCCGAGCGCTTCGGTGCCATGCGCAGCCAGCGCCAGGCCGAGTTCCGGGCCCTGCTCGACCGCTGGGAGTCCGCCGACCTGGCGACCCTCGGGCGGCTGCTGGCCCGTCTGAACCTCGACCTGAGCTGA
- the dacB gene encoding D-alanyl-D-alanine carboxypeptidase/D-alanyl-D-alanine endopeptidase, protein MSGRGLVAFAAVVAATAGLVGQSAGAPGAVQAAAQPGQATGLQQQLDTLLSDARFQGSQVGLVVRDATTGETLYDRNGSTRLLPASNTKLFSSAAAMDTLGPGFRFHTDVLATAPVRGGKLRGDLYLKGFGDPTSLESDYVALAKQVAAAGIKRVDGNLIADDTYFDNQRLGDSWAWDDEPFYYSAQISALTLAPNTDYDSGTAIVESLPGAKVGAGVKLRLVPANGAVKLVNTATTGAAGSANTLSIERDHGTNIVRVTGSVPADDTVGQEWVTVWEPALYAADVFRRALTAQGVRVDGRIRAAAAPATAQRIARDESMTVGELMNPYLKLSNNMHGETLVKAMGAVAKANGSWPAGLGVVTEYAKSVGVATSTIRLSDGSGLSRKVNVTASSVTDLLVAAQQEPWFKQWYDALPIAGNPDRFTGGTLRSRMANTPAANNLHGKTGSLTGVTALSGYVSTKDGRKLVFSMISNNYLTTPRPVEDAVGVTLASWTEQAPVTAVKPADAKPEADRSLQPAGDECGGNDWLKAC, encoded by the coding sequence GTGTCGGGCCGTGGGTTGGTGGCGTTCGCGGCGGTAGTGGCGGCGACGGCCGGACTGGTGGGGCAGTCGGCCGGCGCGCCGGGCGCAGTACAGGCTGCAGCACAGCCAGGGCAGGCGACCGGATTGCAGCAGCAGCTGGACACACTGTTGTCCGATGCGCGGTTCCAGGGCTCGCAGGTCGGGCTGGTCGTGCGGGACGCGACCACCGGCGAGACCTTGTACGACCGCAACGGCAGTACCCGGCTGCTGCCGGCGTCCAACACCAAGCTGTTCAGTTCGGCGGCCGCGATGGACACTCTCGGCCCCGGCTTCCGGTTCCACACCGACGTCCTGGCGACCGCGCCGGTCAGGGGCGGCAAGTTGCGCGGAGACCTTTATTTGAAGGGGTTCGGAGACCCGACGTCGCTGGAGTCCGACTACGTGGCGTTGGCCAAGCAGGTCGCCGCCGCCGGGATCAAGCGCGTGGACGGGAACCTGATCGCCGACGACACCTACTTCGACAACCAGCGCCTGGGCGACAGCTGGGCCTGGGACGACGAGCCGTTCTACTACAGCGCCCAGATCTCCGCGCTGACGCTGGCGCCCAACACCGACTACGACTCCGGCACCGCGATCGTCGAAAGCCTGCCCGGCGCCAAGGTCGGAGCCGGCGTGAAGCTCAGGCTGGTGCCGGCGAACGGCGCCGTCAAACTGGTGAACACCGCCACCACCGGCGCGGCGGGTTCGGCCAACACGCTCAGTATCGAGCGTGACCACGGCACCAACATCGTCCGGGTGACCGGCTCGGTTCCGGCCGACGACACCGTCGGGCAGGAGTGGGTCACCGTCTGGGAGCCCGCACTGTACGCCGCCGACGTCTTCCGCCGCGCGCTGACGGCACAGGGCGTCCGCGTCGACGGCAGGATCCGCGCGGCCGCCGCACCGGCCACGGCCCAGCGGATCGCCCGCGACGAGTCGATGACCGTCGGCGAGCTGATGAACCCGTACCTCAAGCTGTCGAACAACATGCACGGCGAGACCCTGGTCAAGGCGATGGGCGCGGTGGCGAAGGCGAACGGGAGCTGGCCGGCCGGGCTCGGCGTCGTCACGGAGTACGCGAAGAGTGTCGGCGTCGCCACCTCGACGATCAGGTTGTCCGACGGTTCCGGCCTGTCCCGCAAGGTGAACGTGACGGCCAGCAGCGTGACGGATCTGCTGGTCGCCGCGCAGCAGGAACCCTGGTTCAAGCAGTGGTACGACGCCCTGCCGATCGCGGGCAACCCGGACCGGTTCACCGGCGGCACTCTGCGGTCGCGGATGGCCAACACCCCGGCCGCGAACAACCTGCACGGCAAGACCGGATCGCTGACCGGTGTGACGGCGCTGTCGGGTTATGTCTCCACCAAGGACGGCCGCAAGCTGGTCTTCTCGATGATCAGCAACAACTACCTGACCACTCCTCGCCCGGTCGAGGACGCGGTGGGCGTGACGCTCGCGTCGTGGACCGAGCAGGCGCCGGTTACCGCCGTGAAACCCGCCGACGCGAAGCCGGAAGCAGACCGGAGCCTTCAGCCGGCCGGGGACGAGTGTGGCGGCAACGACTGGCTCAAGGCCTGTTGA
- the hisF gene encoding imidazole glycerol phosphate synthase subunit HisF, protein MSLAVRVIPCLDVDAGRVVKGVNFADLRDAGDPVEMARLYDAEGADELTFLDITASSGSRETTYEVVGRTAEQVFIPLTVGGGVREAADVDRLLRAGADKVGINTGAIARPAVIEEIAHRFGNQVLVLSLDVRRSAGQPSGFEVTTHGGRRSAGLDAIEWARRGAELGAGEILLNSMDADGTKQGFDLELIRAVRAVVDVPLIASGGAGLPEHFPPAVEAGADAVLAASVFHFGDLRIADVKKALRDAGIVVR, encoded by the coding sequence GTGAGCCTCGCCGTACGAGTCATTCCCTGCCTGGACGTTGATGCCGGCCGGGTGGTCAAGGGTGTCAACTTCGCCGATCTGCGCGATGCCGGAGATCCGGTGGAGATGGCCAGGCTGTACGACGCCGAGGGTGCGGACGAGCTGACGTTCCTCGACATCACGGCTTCGTCCGGTTCGCGCGAGACGACGTACGAGGTGGTCGGCCGGACCGCCGAGCAGGTGTTCATTCCGCTGACCGTCGGCGGCGGCGTGCGCGAGGCGGCCGACGTCGACCGGCTGTTGCGCGCGGGGGCCGACAAGGTCGGGATCAACACCGGCGCGATCGCCCGTCCGGCAGTGATCGAGGAGATCGCGCACCGGTTCGGCAATCAGGTGCTGGTGCTGTCTCTCGACGTACGCCGGTCCGCGGGGCAGCCGAGCGGCTTCGAGGTGACCACCCATGGTGGCCGGAGGTCGGCCGGACTGGATGCGATCGAGTGGGCCCGGCGCGGCGCCGAGCTGGGCGCGGGGGAGATCCTGCTCAACTCGATGGATGCCGACGGGACGAAGCAGGGCTTCGACCTGGAGCTGATCCGCGCGGTCCGCGCGGTCGTCGACGTCCCGCTGATCGCCAGTGGGGGAGCGGGGCTGCCCGAGCACTTCCCGCCCGCGGTCGAGGCGGGGGCGGACGCGGTCCTGGCGGCGAGTGTGTTCCACTTCGGCGATCTGCGGATCGCGGACGTCAAGAAGGCGTTGCGCGACGCCGGCATCGTGGTCAGGTGA
- a CDS encoding MFS transporter: protein MTTPARPDQPTPPGSTPADPPTATLWRDRQFRTFWSAQGVSEFGDRISELALPLIAVTLLNASPSQVGFLTAAVWLPNLASLFIGSWVDQHRDKRPLMIAADLSRTVLLLSLPAAYWLDVLALGQLYAIAILAGTAHVVFNTAYASFFVRLVRRDQFLEANSKLSSTRSLSFMAGPAVGGLLVQWLTAPIALVVDAMTFLFSALQLSRLKVPPSDAELSEESLLTRARAGMGYLLRHPYLRASLGCATTVNFFNMIGMALLVLFASRNLGLSAGTIGIAFGIGASGGLAGALAAKPLTRLVGAGRLIAISSVVFPASLGIVALAEGPVWLRAGTLAAAEFVGAFAVMCFDVPLNSLQAAVTHEHMRSRVVGAFSSINYGVRPLGAVIGGLLGTWIGVRETLLISAAGGLFAVLWLLRSPIIRTRDLTGLEPPAL from the coding sequence ATGACCACGCCCGCCCGGCCGGACCAGCCCACCCCACCCGGCAGTACCCCGGCCGACCCGCCCACTGCGACGCTCTGGCGAGACCGGCAGTTCCGGACCTTCTGGTCGGCGCAGGGCGTCTCCGAGTTCGGCGACCGGATCAGCGAACTCGCCTTGCCCCTGATCGCCGTCACGCTGCTCAACGCCTCACCCAGCCAGGTGGGATTCCTGACTGCCGCGGTCTGGCTGCCGAATCTCGCGTCGCTGTTCATCGGCAGCTGGGTGGACCAGCACCGCGACAAGCGCCCGTTGATGATCGCGGCCGACCTGAGCCGGACCGTGCTGCTGCTGTCCTTGCCGGCGGCGTACTGGCTGGACGTCCTGGCTCTCGGTCAGCTCTACGCGATCGCCATCCTGGCCGGCACCGCGCATGTCGTCTTCAACACGGCGTACGCGTCGTTCTTCGTCCGGCTGGTCAGGCGCGATCAGTTCCTGGAGGCGAACAGCAAGTTGTCGTCCACCAGATCACTCTCGTTCATGGCCGGTCCGGCCGTCGGCGGTCTGCTGGTCCAATGGCTGACAGCCCCGATCGCCCTGGTCGTAGACGCCATGACATTCTTGTTCTCCGCGCTGCAGCTCAGCCGGCTGAAGGTTCCGCCGAGCGATGCGGAGCTGAGCGAGGAGTCGCTGCTGACCAGAGCGCGCGCCGGAATGGGCTACCTGCTCCGGCATCCCTACCTGCGCGCGAGTCTCGGCTGCGCGACCACGGTCAACTTCTTCAACATGATCGGGATGGCTTTGCTGGTCCTGTTCGCGAGCCGCAATCTGGGGCTGTCCGCCGGCACCATCGGTATCGCCTTCGGCATCGGTGCTTCCGGTGGCCTGGCCGGGGCGCTGGCCGCCAAGCCGCTCACCAGACTGGTCGGAGCCGGCCGGCTGATCGCGATCAGTTCGGTCGTCTTCCCCGCTTCACTGGGGATCGTCGCGCTGGCCGAAGGACCGGTTTGGCTCCGGGCGGGCACTTTGGCGGCGGCGGAGTTCGTCGGGGCGTTCGCGGTGATGTGTTTCGACGTACCGCTGAACTCGTTGCAGGCGGCCGTGACGCACGAGCACATGCGCAGCCGGGTGGTCGGCGCCTTCAGCAGCATCAACTACGGCGTACGGCCGCTCGGCGCGGTGATCGGCGGTCTCCTGGGCACCTGGATCGGTGTCCGCGAGACGCTGCTGATCTCCGCTGCCGGCGGCCTGTTCGCCGTTCTGTGGCTGCTCCGCTCCCCCATCATCCGGACGCGTGACCTCACTGGCCTGGAGCCTCCGGCGCTGTGA
- a CDS encoding ArsR family transcriptional regulator yields MSLRNPYGDFEITDPQAMRALAHPVRLAALSYLQRNGPATATQLSEHVGASPSVTSWHLRHLETFGLVSDSPAPEGGADKRQRWWQAIARGFRFEMPETPEGAEAGRMLRTEVMSQALDQVQHWIAEVEPALDPRWSRATGSSNTRVTVTLAEAEALENAIEDLLAPYVQRGQGGAPDGAEPVRLIRMTLPEATS; encoded by the coding sequence ATGTCTCTCAGGAATCCGTACGGCGATTTCGAGATCACCGACCCGCAGGCGATGCGTGCGCTGGCGCACCCTGTCCGGCTGGCCGCGCTCAGCTATCTGCAGCGCAACGGTCCGGCCACCGCGACCCAGTTGTCGGAGCATGTCGGCGCCTCACCGTCGGTGACCAGCTGGCACCTGCGGCATCTGGAGACCTTCGGGCTGGTCAGCGACAGCCCGGCTCCGGAAGGCGGGGCCGACAAGCGGCAACGCTGGTGGCAGGCGATCGCCCGCGGATTCCGGTTCGAGATGCCGGAAACGCCGGAGGGCGCGGAGGCCGGCCGGATGCTGCGGACCGAGGTGATGAGCCAGGCGCTCGACCAGGTCCAGCACTGGATCGCCGAGGTCGAGCCCGCGCTCGATCCTCGCTGGAGCCGCGCGACCGGGTCATCGAACACTCGGGTGACCGTCACCCTGGCGGAAGCCGAGGCTCTGGAGAACGCGATCGAGGACCTGCTGGCCCCCTACGTCCAGCGCGGCCAGGGCGGCGCTCCGGACGGCGCGGAGCCGGTCCGGCTGATCCGTATGACGTTGCCCGAAGCAACCAGTTGA